The proteins below come from a single Salmo salar unplaced genomic scaffold, Ssal_v3.1, whole genome shotgun sequence genomic window:
- the LOC123740631 gene encoding zinc finger protein 180-like, producing the protein DCGKRFTSSGIKIHQRIHTGEKSFSCTQCGMSFTQSTSLISHQRIHTGEKPYSCDQCGKSFTDSSSLTKHQRIHTGDKPYSCGQCGKSFVKFRDLTVHQRIHTGEKPFSCGQCEKSFGQSSHLTVHQRRHTGEKPYRCTKCGKSFVQSSQLSLHQRTHTGEKPYSCCQCGKSFVQSSQLSLHQRTHTGEKPYSCDQCGKSFAASGNLTRHQQVHTGEKRFHCSDCGKRFSTSQNLKMHQKTHTGDQIL; encoded by the coding sequence gactgtgggaagagattcacctcatcaggcattaaaattcatcagagaatccacacaggagagaaatcttttagctgtactcaatgtgggatgagttttactcagtcaaccagcctcatatcgcaccagagaatacacacaggagagaaaccatatagctgtgatcaatgtgggaagagttttactgactctagcagtctgactaaacaccagagaatacacacaggagataaaccttatagctgtggtcaatgtgggaagagttttgtaaAATTTagagatctgacagtgcaccagagaatacacacaggagagaaaccttttagctgtggtcaatgtgagaaaagttttggtcaatctagccatctgacagtgcaccagagaagacacacaggagagaaaccttatagatgtactaaatgtgggaagagttttgttcaatctagcCAGCTctcattacaccagagaacacacacaggagagaaaccttatagctgttgtcaatgtgggaagagttttgttcaatctagcCAGCTctcattacaccagagaacacacacaggagagaaaccttatagctgtgatcaatgtggaaagagttttgctgcatctggcaatctgactagacaccagcaagtacacacaggagagaaacgatTCCACTGTTCAGATTGTGGAAAAAGATTCTCAACTTCACAGAATTTGAAGatgcaccagaaaacacacacaggagatcaAATTTTATAG